GGGACTGCCAGACCAACATGGATTGCCCCGAGAACCAGGAGTGCCAGAACGGACGGTGCGTGGCGCCTCCTCCCGCGAGTGGGGGCGCCCCGTGCACCCCGCAGTCGGTCTACTTCGACTTCGACGAGCATGTGCTGACGACGGAGGCCACGAATCGGCTCCAGGCGGCCGCCAAGTGCGTCAAGTCGGTCTCCGGACGGCGCATGCGGCTCGAGGGACATACCGACCCGCGCGGGACCGAAGAGTACAACCTGTCGCTCGGGGACAAGCGCTCGCAGTCGGTGCAGCGCTATCTGCAGACGCTCGGCGTGCAGCAAGGGCGCCTGCGTCCCGTCTCCAAGGGGGAGCTCGAGGCCAAGGGGAGCGACGAGGGGACCTGGGCCAAGGATCGGCGCGTCGACTTCCTCTGGGACTAGCGCTCTCGCATGCGGATCATCGGCCTTGCTTTCGCGCTCACTGTCGCCGCCGCCGGCTGTATGACCAGCGACGAAGGCGATCAGCTCAAGAAGGACATCGAAGAGCTGAAGAAGCGGCTGGCGCAGAAGGTCCAGCAGACCGAGGAGGAGCAGGAGAAGCTCAAGGGGTTGATCGAGCAGGCTACGGCGCTCCTGACGCGCAACAGCGCGGACGTCGGAGCGCAGGTGGAGCGGCTGGGGGCGCGGGTCGCCCAGCTGAGCGGCCAGGTCGAGGTGGCGCAGAAGAACGTGTCGGATCTGACCCGGCGCGTGGAAGAGCTCGGGACCAAGAACGCGCCCACGCCTCAGGCCGCTATCCCCGAGAACAAGGACGAGCACTACCGGCTCGCCACCTCCAAGTACAGCAGCGGCGATCAGAACGAGGCGCGGCGCCTCTTTCGCGCGTACCTGACGCGCCACGCGGGGGACGCGCGAACGGCCTCGGCGCAGCTCATGCTCGGGCACAGCTACTACGCCGAGCAGAAGTACGCGCCGGCCATCACCGAGTACCGCAAGGTGATCGAGGAGCACAAGAAGAGCGCCGCGTATCCCGACGCGCTCTATCACATCGGCATGTCCTTCTATCAGCTCCAGTTCTGCGGCGACGCGCAGCTCTTCCTGAACGAGCTCCTCAAGCGCTTCAAGAGCCACGCGCAGGCCGGCAACGCGAGCAAGCTCCTCGGCACGATTCGCAAGCAGCGGGGAAACCGGCAGGTCTGCAAGCCCTGACGCAGTAGCGCGGCCGCCCTCCCTCGGGGTGCCTGGCCGTTGGCCGGACCGCACGCGCTGCCGCAACCCCGAGACGGCAGCGAGGGCGCGCCCGCCCTCCGAGCCTTAGGCCCAAGCACTCGAAATCCGGTGACCCGATCCTCCGAGGGCCGTGCACTGTCGCGCCCTTAGGCGCTGGTCCATCGGTTGCACAGCCGAGGGCTCGGTCGCAGCCAGGCGGCCTGGTACGGGAGAGGGATCATGCGCCGGATCGCGGCTCGACTGCTTCTAGTAGCAATACTCTTTGCGGCAACCCGCGCGGGGGCGGACCTCGGCGAATTCTTTGCGCGCCGGCAGCCGGCCCGCTTCGTCGCGACTCCGGCCCTGCAGGAGGGCTTCACTTTCGGCGGCCTCTTCCGCGGCGACCGTGCCCGGGGAGAGCGTGGCGCGCGCGGCGGACGCCGGGGTCGCGTGGGACAGGGCATCGTCGGGGAGGCCGAGCCCCTGGTGACGCCGCGGGGTGGAGCGCATGACGCGGGCGGGTTCGGGGCCGGTGCCTACGACTTCGGGGACGAGGCCTTCTTTGGTGAGCGGGGCGAGCGGGAGGAACGCGCGCCGGCGCCGCGGGCTGCCCGGGCGTTGCAGCAGCGCACGATCTTCGAGGTCACGAACGAGCAGCTCGACGACTACGCGCGGGCCACCTCGCAGGGCTACCTCGGCGTGATGATGGCCGAGGGGCGGGGGCACGTCCTCTGGCGCTACGGCAACACGGTGGTGGACTTCAACGGCACGCACAACCTGCGCGTGGCCGAGCTTCGGCCGGTGAACCAGACGCCGCGCTACGAGGTGCTCTTGAAGCTCTCCCCCGAGGCGGAGGCGTGCATCCGGGAGGACTTCGCGCGGCTGCGGCGGTCCACCACGAACGGCAAGGCGGAGCTCGGCGAATACAACGCCGGGGGCGGCGACTGGGGCCTGAACTGCGTCACGATCTTCGCGCGGCGCATGGCGCGGCTGGCCGACGGCCGCTGGACGATGCGCCCGCTCAACTTGAACGTAGAGAAGGAGGAGCGCACGCGCCGCATCACCGACCCCGAGGACGGGCTCGAGCGGGTGGTGCGCTTCTTCGTCCCGCGGGCGGGCTTCCGCCTGATGGACGAGGGGCTCGGGCGCTCGCTGGTTCAGACGCTGGGCGTCGAGCGCCGCCACGACTCGGACGGATACGTCTCGACCTCCTTCATGAAGTACCTCTTGCGCGAGGCCGAGGGGCGGGACGGCATCGAGGTCGCCGGCGTGGCCGTGCACCGCGGAAACGACGTGCGCCCGACGGAGACGCGCGAGGCCGACCTGCGTCGCATGGAGTTCAAGGTGAGCTTTGGCGGCGGGGGCTTCTTCGGCTTCTAAACATG
This portion of the Deltaproteobacteria bacterium genome encodes:
- a CDS encoding tetratricopeptide repeat protein, producing MTSDEGDQLKKDIEELKKRLAQKVQQTEEEQEKLKGLIEQATALLTRNSADVGAQVERLGARVAQLSGQVEVAQKNVSDLTRRVEELGTKNAPTPQAAIPENKDEHYRLATSKYSSGDQNEARRLFRAYLTRHAGDARTASAQLMLGHSYYAEQKYAPAITEYRKVIEEHKKSAAYPDALYHIGMSFYQLQFCGDAQLFLNELLKRFKSHAQAGNASKLLGTIRKQRGNRQVCKP
- a CDS encoding OmpA family protein is translated as MSRSLLGLTLLVGASLFALSCTPKYPKCDKDEHCKEGEFCVNGMCQQCRNVRDCPKGKECKGGRCEAIAGWCETAADCPAGQGCKDHRCGACTTDVECGPGGKCRNGKCLRPGDCQTNMDCPENQECQNGRCVAPPPASGGAPCTPQSVYFDFDEHVLTTEATNRLQAAAKCVKSVSGRRMRLEGHTDPRGTEEYNLSLGDKRSQSVQRYLQTLGVQQGRLRPVSKGELEAKGSDEGTWAKDRRVDFLWD